The genomic region GCGCGATCGTCCGCGAGCTCGCGTCCGGAACGGGGCGCCGCGTCCTGTTCACCCGCACCAAGCACCAGGCCAAGAAGCTCGCCAAGCAGCTCACCGCGTCCGGTGTCCCGGCGGTCGACCTGCAGGGCAACCTCGCCCAGAACGCCCGCGAGCGGAACCTGGCCGCCTTCACCGACGGCTCCGTACGCGTCCTGGTCGCGACCGACATCGCCGCCCGCGGCATCCACGTCGACGAGATCGAACTGGTCGTGCACGTCGACCCGCCCGCCGAGCACAAGGCGTACCTGCACCGGTCCGGGCGCACCGCGCGTGCCGGAGCCTCCGGCGCGGTCGTCACGGTGATGCTGCCCGAGCAGCGCTCCGACGTGTCGACGCTGCTCCGACAGGCCAAGGTCACCGCCCCGATCACCCGGGTCGCCCCCGGTGACGCGACGCTCTCGGCGCTGGTGGGCGAGCGTGCCCCGCACGTCGAGCCCGCGCCCGCTCCGACGGCGCCGGCACAGCAGCCGGCGCGCAAGGCCAAGGTCCCGGGCCCGCGCGCGAGCGGAGGCGGGCGCACCGCCGGCGGCCGCGGCCAGCAGCCCGGCGCTCCGCAGCGACGCGCGGCGGGGTCGGACGGCGAGGCGACGCCCGCCGCCCGGCGCTCTCGCAGCCGCGGCGGCAGGGGCAGGGGCGGGCGCTTCAGCGCGGCCTGATTCCCTCTCGCCGACACGCCGGTGGCCCGGCTCCTGGGGAAGGAGCCGGGCCACCGGTGTCTTGCCGGAAGCGCGTCGCGTGTCAGGTCCCGCAGAACCTCCGGTACGGCCCCGAGCCCTCTGCCGCGGGCTCGGCGTAGCGCTCGAGCCCGGCCCGCTCGTCGTACGGGCGGGCCAGCACCTGCAGCAGCTGGTCCAGGGGCGCGAGGTCTCCGGCCGTGGCGGCGGCGAGCGCCTCCTCGACCCGCTCGTTGCGCGGGATGTAGACCGGGTTGACCCGGTCCATGGCGTCGGCGTCGGGCTCGAGGGCGCGCCAGCGCTCGAGCCAGCTGTCGATGCCCGCGAGGTCGAGGAACCAGCCGCGTACCGGCTCCGCCTGCCCCCGCGCGGCCCTCGCCAGGTCGCGGAAGAAGGACGTGAAGTCCGCCCGGGCCGCCTGCAGCAGCTCGAGAAGGTCGTTGACGAGCGGGGCGGCAACGGCGTCGTCGAGGCCGGCCGGGAGGCCGAGCTTCGCCCGCATCCCGTTCAGCCACGCCGCGGCATGCAGCGGCCGGTACGCGCCGAGCGAGCTCATCGCCAGCTCGACCGCCCGCTCCTGGTCGTCGGAGAACAGCGGCAGCAGGGCCTCGGCCAGCCGGGCGAGGTTCCATTCGGCGACGAGCGGCTGGTTGCCGTACGCGTAGCGCCCGCCCTCGTCGATCGAGCTGTAGACCGCCGCGACGTCGAAGCCCTCCATGAACGCGCACGGCCCGTAGTCGATCGTCTCGCCGGAGATGGTCATGTTGTCGGTGTTCATCACCCCGTGCACGAACCCGACGAGCATCCAGGACGCGACCAGCGACGCCTGGGCGGCGAGCACCGCGTCGAAGAGCGCGAGGTGCGGGTTCTCGGCCTGCGCCGCCTCCGGGTAGTGGCGCGCGATCGCGTGGTCGGCGAGCCGGCGCAGCAGCTCGGTGTCCCCGCTGGCCCCCGCGTACTGGAAGCTGCCCACCCGCAGGTGGCTGGCGGCGACGCGGGCGAGGACGGCGCCGGGCAGGACCGTCTCGCGGCGTACGCCCCGGCCGGTCGCGACCACGGCGAGCGAGCGCGTCGTCGGGATGCCGAGCGCGTGCATCGCCTCGCTCACGACGTACTCACGCAGCATCGGCCCGACGGCGGCCAGCCCGTCCCCGCCGCGCGCCCACGGCGTGCGCCCCGATCCCTTGAGGTGCAGGTCGCGAGCCCGGCCGGCCGCGTCGACGAGCTCTCCGAGCAGCAACGCCCGCCCGTCGCCCAGCCGGGGGCTGTAGCCGCCGAACTGGTGCCCGGCGTAGCCCTGGGCCACCGGCGTGGCACCGGCGGGGACGGCTGCGCCGGTCAGCAGGCGCAGGCCCTCCGGGGCGGCCAGCGCCGCCGGGTCGAGGCCGAGGTCTCGGGCCAGCGGCTCGTTGAGCACCAGCAGTCGAGGGTCCGGCGCCCCCTCGGCGCGCCAGGCCACCGCGAGCTCGGGCAGCTCGCGGGCGAAGCGGTTGTCGAGGGTGACGGTGGGGGCGGGGGCGACGGTCACCCCAGAGCCAACACGGCCGTCCATACCGGGCATTCCGGGGCAGCGGCCGGGCTACCCGCGGTCCCGCCCCCGGCTCCCGCCCGCCGGGAAGCGCTCTCGCCGCACGGTCGGCTTGCGGCCGCGCAGCGTCGTCCCCCGCAGGCTGGTGATGACCGTGTCGGCCATGTCCTCGGGCACCTCGACGAGGGAGAACCGGTCGGTGATCTCGATCGCCCCCACGTCGCGGCCGGTGAGCGAGGTCTCCCCGGCGATCGCGCCGACGAGGTCCTGCGGCCGGATGCCGGCGCTGCGCCCCACCCCGACGTACAGCCGGGTCATGGGGCCGTTGCCGCGCCCCGGGCCCGGGCGCCCGCCGGCCTGAACGCCGCGCCCGCGCTCGGGCCGCCCGCGGTCGCCGACGTCACGCTTGGACGGCAGCCGCTCCTCCGGGATCTCGTCCTCGTCGCCGTCACGGCCGACCGTCGACTCGTGGGCCAGCTTCACCGCGGCCAGCGCGACCTGCAGGACGTCGAACTCGTCGCTCAGGGTCTCGACGACGCTGCGGAAGCGTTCCAGGTCGTCGGTCAGCAGGCTCTCGCGCAGCGCCGCCCGCGTCAGCTCCAGCCGACGGGCCTGCAGGTCGGCGATGGTCGGCAGCGTCTCGACGGAGATGCGCTGCCCGGTGACCCGCTCGATCGTCTTGAGCATGCGGTGCTCGCGGGAGCTGACGAGGGTGATCGCCACGCCCTCGCGGCCGGCGCGTCCGACGCGCCCGATGCGGTGGACGTAGGACTCGGGCGCGCTCGGCACGTCGTAGTTGACGACGTGGGTCAGGTGCTCGACGTCGAGCCCGCGGGCCGCGACGTCCGTCGCCACCAGCAGGTCGGCGGTCTGCGCCCGCAGCCGGCCCATGACCCGGTCGCGCTGGTCCTGGCTCATGCCGCCGTGCAGCGCCTCGGCGCGGTAGCCGCGCCCGTTGAGGCTCTCGGTCACGTCGTCGACCTCGTCGCGGGTGCGGCAGAACACGATCGCCGCCGTGGGTGCCTCGAGGTCGAGCACCCGGCCGAGCGCGGCCGTCTTGTGCGCCCGGGCGACGAGGTACGCGCTCTGCCGGACGCGCGGCACCTCGCCCGCCGCGACCGGCGCCTTCTCGATCTGCACGTGCACCGGGTCCTGCAGGTGGCGCCGGGCCAGTGCCGCCGTGCGTGCCGGCATGGTCGCCGAGAAGAGCACCGTCTGGCGCCCCTCGGGTGTGGCGTCCAGCAACGCGTCGATGTCCTCGACGAAGCCCATGTCGAGCATCTCGTCGGCCTCGTCGAGCACGACGGTGCGCAGCGCGTCGAAGCGCAGTGCGCCCCGGCCCAGCAGGTCCAACGCCCGGCCCGGGGTGGCCACCACCACGTCGACGCCGCGGGACAGCGAGCGCAGCTGCTGCCCGATCGGGGTGCCGCCGTAGACCGGCAGCACCCGGGCGCCGAGCTCGCGGCCGTACTTGTACATCGCCTCCGACACCTGGACGGCCAGCTCCCGCGTCGGGGTCAGGACGAGCGCGGTCGGGCTGCCCGGCCGCTCCTCGATCGGCGCGAGGGCCTGCAGCAACGGCAGCGCGAAGGCGGCCGTCTTGCCGGTGCCCGTAGCCGCGACCCCGAGGACGTCCCGCCCGGCGAGCAGCGGCGGGACCGCCTCGCGCTGGATGGGCGTCGGCTCCTCGTAGCCGAGCGCCGCGAGTGGGCGCAGCAGCTCCTCCCGGAGCGCGAGGTCGGCGAACAGCGGGCCGTCGGAGGTGGTCATGCCCACGAGTCTGCCCGGCGCGCGCGGCGCTGCCCCTCCTCCCCTACCCCGGGGGCGTGCGGTCGGCCGGCAGCGGGCGCGCGTAGCCGCCGAGCACGGGCATGACCTCGGCCGTCGCGGTGCCGGAGGTGACGGCCGGGTCGTCGGCACGGACGGCGTCCACCTCCTCCGGCGAGCCGGCCTCGAGGATGCCGAGGCCCCAGACCCCCGCCGGGTCGCCGACCGGGCCGAAGAACACGGCGGTGCCTTGGTCGAGCAGCTCGAGCCAGTAGTCGGTGTGGCGCTGCATGGCGTCGGCCTCGGCCGGGGTCATGTCCTGCGGGAACGTCGGGCGCGGCCCGGTCAGCCGGTAGACGTACAGCTGCCGGTCGGTGGCCTGCTCGGTGGTCACGGCTCCCCTCCTGGGCTCCGCGGACCCGGATGGGCGGCCTCGCTGGCCAGCGCGGCGGCGAAGCGGCCGAGGATGAGGGCCCAGCCCTGCGTGAAGGCGCCCCCGGCGTACCCGTCGGGCAGCGCGCAGGCGGCGGTCAGCTGGGCCTCGCTGAGCGCCTCCCACCCGCGGTGCTCGACCGCCACCCGGGTGAGCGCGGGCGCGAGCGCGGCGAAGGTGAGCTCGACCTCCGTGGGGGCGCCCGTGACCAGCCAGGTCATGGCGAAGCGCTCCGGCGGGTCCCAGGTGAGGACCGTGCCCCAGTCACGCGTGCTGCCGTCGTCCCAGGTCTCGAACACCCGCCCGCCGACCTGCCGCTCGAGGACGACCTGCCGGGCCTGCTCGCCGCCGATCGAGAACGGCTGCAGCGGCCACCACGTCCCCAGCGTGCGGACGAAGACGTCGAAGGTGTGCGCGCGGTCGCTGCGGACCACGACGGACTGCCGTACGGGCGGCCGCCGCAGCGGCGTCACGGTGATGTCATCCGGCACGTCGTGCCTCCTTGCCGCCCTCGGCGCCGTCACGAGCGGCGCGCTCGGCCTCGACCAGTTGGCGGGCCACGCCCAGGGACGCGGCCCACGTCTCGTCGAGGAACTCGCGCAGCCCGGCGAGCCCCTCCGGCCTGGCCCGGTAGAGCCGGCGGGTCCCCTCGCGGCGTTCCACGAGCAGCCCCGCGTTCTTCAGCACCGTCAGGTGCTGGCTGACCGCCGTCCGGGTGACGTCGAAGGCGGTCGCGATCTCGCCCGCTGCGAGCTCGTCACGGGCGACGAGGCGCAGGATCGCCCGCCGCCGTGGCTCGGCGAGCGCCCGCATGGCCTCGTCCAGGCCCTGCTCGTCCCTGGAGGTCACGTCGTCACGCCCATAGCCCGACCGTGTTGCCGTCGGGGTCGGCGAGCAGGGCGAACCGGCCGAACCCGCCGGGCAGCTCCGTGGGCGGGACGAGCGCGGTGCCGCCGAGCTGCTCGGCTCTCCGCAGTTGCTGCTCCAGGTCGTCGACCCGGACGTACACCCGGACGCCCGGCGCGTCGCCCTCCTCCACCGGGCCGATACCCCCACCGATCGCCCCGTCGCCGGCGCCGGTGTCGACCAGCCCGTAGCCCCCCATCTCCTCGTCGGCCGCCACCTGCCAGCCGAACAGCTGGGCGTAGAACCGCTGCGCCCGCTCGTGGTCCGGGCTCGTGACCTCGAAGAACGCGACCGGAGCTCCCATCGCTACCACTCCCTCACCTCGCAGCGTCCGTCAGATATTACTAACGTTAGTGGAAATTGACGGACAGGGCAAGGCTCCTGCGGCGACGTCCTCGACAAGCCGGAGGGAGCCACGGGACGCGAGGGCACCGCCGGCCGTGGGGCGCCACCGGCGCCCGAGACTCGGACGAGGGAGCACCTCGCGCCCCAGGCGTCCACCAAGGCCGACGCCCCGGCCGTCGCCGCGCTGCTCGACGGGTTCAACCGTGAGCACGACACGCGGCCCGGGGGCCCGCGTCCTCGCAGCCCGCCTGACCCGGCTGCTGGCCACGGACCGGGCACTGGCCCTGATCGCGGGCGACCCCCCGGCCGGGCTCGCCCTGGTGGCCTGTCGGCCCGACGTCTGGCACGACCGCCCGGTCGCACTGCTCGACGAGCTGCACGTCGCGCCGCAGGGCGCGGCCAGGAAATCGGGGCGCCGCTCCTGCGCGCCGTCGGGACGGACGACGGAGCACGGGCGCGAGCTGGTGGAGACCAACGTCGACGGGGACGACGTGGCCGCGCGCCACTCCTACGAGCGACACGGCTACGTCAACCACGAGCCGGGCCGGAACGAGCAGTTGCTCTTCTACTACCGGGAGCTGGGGGCCTGAGCAGCGCAGGTGCAGGGCGCGCCCTCGACGCCGCCTCCCGTCCGGCCGAGTGCCCGGCCGCGGGCCCGGCGGCTGCCGGCGAGCCCGTCCGATCGCACCCAGGGGACGATCGCGGCCGAGGAGGCGAGCAGGGCGAGGGCGGAGGCGAGCTCGGGAATCATCGTCATGGCTCGAACTGTGCCGCCCTGGCGTTCCCGCCACGAGTGGCAGGAACCCCATGGTTCGCAGGTTTTCCGCCAATGGCGTGGAAGGCTGTCCCCATGCTGCGCAACGTCGTCGCCATAGCCCTGCCGGGTGTGGCTCCTTTCGAGCTCGGTGTGGTCTGCGAGGTCTTCGGGCTCGACCGCAGCGATCAGGGCGTCCCCGGGTTCGACTTCGACGTCGTCGCCGAGACGCCCGGCCTCGTCCCCACGTCGATGGGCTTCTCGCTCGACGTGCAGCACGGCCTCGACCGGGCGCGGGAGGCCGACCTGGTCACCGTTCCGGCCTCTCCCCGCCATGCGGACACCCCTGAGCCGGTGCTCGCCCTGCTGCGGGAGACGTTGGATCGCGGCGCCCGCGTCCTGTCGGTCTGCTCGGGCGCCTTCGTGCTCGGCCGGGCCGGGCTGCTGGACGGTCGCCGGTGCACCACGCACTGGCGCTACGCCGAGGAGCTGCAGGCCGCCCTGCCGGCCGCGCGGGTCGACCCCGACGTGCTCTACGTGGAGGACGACCGGGTCATCACCAGCGCCGGCACCGCGGCGGGGATCGACGCCTGCCTGCATCTGGTGCGCAGCGAGCTCGGCGCAGGGGTCGCGGCGACCATGGCCCGGCGCATGGTCGTGCCTCCGCATCGGGACGGCGGGCAGGCGCAGTACGTCGAGACGCCCATCGCCGCGACCCCGGCGGACACGCTCGGCGGCCTCCTCGCCTGGGCCACCGCGAACCTCGACGCGGACCTGTCGGTGCAGGAGCTGGCGCGACGGGCGCACATGTCCGAACGCACCTTCGCCCGTCGGTTCCGCGCGGAGGTCGGGACGACGCCACTGCAGTGGGTCACCGCACAGCGT from Motilibacter aurantiacus harbors:
- a CDS encoding protein adenylyltransferase SelO, translating into MTVAPAPTVTLDNRFARELPELAVAWRAEGAPDPRLLVLNEPLARDLGLDPAALAAPEGLRLLTGAAVPAGATPVAQGYAGHQFGGYSPRLGDGRALLLGELVDAAGRARDLHLKGSGRTPWARGGDGLAAVGPMLREYVVSEAMHALGIPTTRSLAVVATGRGVRRETVLPGAVLARVAASHLRVGSFQYAGASGDTELLRRLADHAIARHYPEAAQAENPHLALFDAVLAAQASLVASWMLVGFVHGVMNTDNMTISGETIDYGPCAFMEGFDVAAVYSSIDEGGRYAYGNQPLVAEWNLARLAEALLPLFSDDQERAVELAMSSLGAYRPLHAAAWLNGMRAKLGLPAGLDDAVAAPLVNDLLELLQAARADFTSFFRDLARAARGQAEPVRGWFLDLAGIDSWLERWRALEPDADAMDRVNPVYIPRNERVEEALAAATAGDLAPLDQLLQVLARPYDERAGLERYAEPAAEGSGPYRRFCGT
- a CDS encoding DEAD/DEAH box helicase is translated as MTTSDGPLFADLALREELLRPLAALGYEEPTPIQREAVPPLLAGRDVLGVAATGTGKTAAFALPLLQALAPIEERPGSPTALVLTPTRELAVQVSEAMYKYGRELGARVLPVYGGTPIGQQLRSLSRGVDVVVATPGRALDLLGRGALRFDALRTVVLDEADEMLDMGFVEDIDALLDATPEGRQTVLFSATMPARTAALARRHLQDPVHVQIEKAPVAAGEVPRVRQSAYLVARAHKTAALGRVLDLEAPTAAIVFCRTRDEVDDVTESLNGRGYRAEALHGGMSQDQRDRVMGRLRAQTADLLVATDVAARGLDVEHLTHVVNYDVPSAPESYVHRIGRVGRAGREGVAITLVSSREHRMLKTIERVTGQRISVETLPTIADLQARRLELTRAALRESLLTDDLERFRSVVETLSDEFDVLQVALAAVKLAHESTVGRDGDEDEIPEERLPSKRDVGDRGRPERGRGVQAGGRPGPGRGNGPMTRLYVGVGRSAGIRPQDLVGAIAGETSLTGRDVGAIEITDRFSLVEVPEDMADTVITSLRGTTLRGRKPTVRRERFPAGGSRGRDRG
- a CDS encoding YciI family protein; protein product: MTTEQATDRQLYVYRLTGPRPTFPQDMTPAEADAMQRHTDYWLELLDQGTAVFFGPVGDPAGVWGLGILEAGSPEEVDAVRADDPAVTSGTATAEVMPVLGGYARPLPADRTPPG
- a CDS encoding SRPBCC domain-containing protein → MPDDITVTPLRRPPVRQSVVVRSDRAHTFDVFVRTLGTWWPLQPFSIGGEQARQVVLERQVGGRVFETWDDGSTRDWGTVLTWDPPERFAMTWLVTGAPTEVELTFAALAPALTRVAVEHRGWEALSEAQLTAACALPDGYAGGAFTQGWALILGRFAAALASEAAHPGPRSPGGEP
- a CDS encoding ArsR/SmtB family transcription factor, which codes for MRALAEPRRRAILRLVARDELAAGEIATAFDVTRTAVSQHLTVLKNAGLLVERREGTRRLYRARPEGLAGLREFLDETWAASLGVARQLVEAERAARDGAEGGKEARRAG
- a CDS encoding VOC family protein; translated protein: MGAPVAFFEVTSPDHERAQRFYAQLFGWQVAADEEMGGYGLVDTGAGDGAIGGGIGPVEEGDAPGVRVYVRVDDLEQQLRRAEQLGGTALVPPTELPGGFGRFALLADPDGNTVGLWA
- a CDS encoding GNAT family N-acetyltransferase, which produces MSTTRGPGARVLAARLTRLLATDRALALIAGDPPAGLALVACRPDVWHDRPVALLDELHVAPQGAARKSGRRSCAPSGRTTEHGRELVETNVDGDDVAARHSYERHGYVNHEPGRNEQLLFYYRELGA
- a CDS encoding GlxA family transcriptional regulator; its protein translation is MLRNVVAIALPGVAPFELGVVCEVFGLDRSDQGVPGFDFDVVAETPGLVPTSMGFSLDVQHGLDRAREADLVTVPASPRHADTPEPVLALLRETLDRGARVLSVCSGAFVLGRAGLLDGRRCTTHWRYAEELQAALPAARVDPDVLYVEDDRVITSAGTAAGIDACLHLVRSELGAGVAATMARRMVVPPHRDGGQAQYVETPIAATPADTLGGLLAWATANLDADLSVQELARRAHMSERTFARRFRAEVGTTPLQWVTAQRVALAQRLLEEGEDSVELIAARCGFGTAAPMRHHFARLRGITPLAYRRQFRTTA